The following coding sequences lie in one Pontibacter sp. G13 genomic window:
- a CDS encoding gliding motility-associated C-terminal domain-containing protein: MNAFLCPKIFARIGLWLLLSIGMIAPLAATHNLAGQITAEQDPNDPNKYRIRLTTYTDPAPAGVDRCAVTLDIYEVNSGTLVGSLLNIPRNNGPFMPTPLPGDCMATSPPRTGVVVLSSVKRNIYDTTFVFPGPGEYDIVFYDIARHGSVVNIDNGTEQSFSVITRLLIPPFIAGGNTTVTLLNEPLEESCAGKIWDHNPGAFDADGDSLAYRLRPSLNYDPNEGYIPGVNPRVADGFRWPDDPAFGNSTFTMDPITGEVVWEVPSQPGIYNFGYEVLEYRNGVLIGYVIRDVAVWVRDCDNDPPIIEAPTDTCVQAGDFLQLEYVAYDTNLVDSVYLQLNNGDRGNNGPFAVDNPATIDGLVVDPRPGFSFPYTTMPVGTSNNNNPDFPNDIDSITGTINWQTACENIRKNIYQVDLYATDNKSYSQNSVANIRTLSANHIITIKVTGPAPEGLFATKGERLVTLDWLPTFCDDYVSRYRVYRKLGEGAELDTVCCEMSPRDMGYDLLFETADGTVLSFTDSLNDLPGSIEGEICYAVTAIFDDPAIGEFRQVEGCAQALCVEIENDSIFMTHVSVQETDEQAGEMFVNWTQPSIDPAFPGPYEFILYRANNNAFPAIPIDTLPYTDTTFIDSNLNTVIRGYNYRVEIFDGQGTRIASSDGTQIASSIYLETVGGINQDITLTWSEFVPWSNSEYVIYRSDAGAPFVAIDSIAGTGAETHQYVDANLDPEIEYCYFIRSKGSYNSPGLPDSLINDSQEACDFARDDAPPCVPDLFATGACDPPVQTVRIVKPDDGCDFDTEFITLFFATNENGPYREVATIPYDEFGGDTILTFSMGNALMTQAGCYAVTATDSFGNESELGMPGCVDFCPELTMGNVFSPNSDGSNDFLRPVSYRDVVVRNVKIFDRWGRMMYEGAGDINELWDGRVNTVGDGEAEEGVYFYYLQYEELGINGNTLKELKGSVTLLR; encoded by the coding sequence ATGAACGCTTTCCTGTGCCCTAAGATCTTTGCACGAATTGGCCTTTGGCTACTGCTCTCGATTGGTATGATTGCTCCGCTCGCTGCTACCCACAACCTCGCGGGACAAATCACCGCCGAGCAAGACCCCAATGACCCCAATAAATACCGCATCAGACTCACCACCTACACAGACCCAGCGCCTGCAGGGGTGGATCGGTGTGCAGTCACCCTGGATATTTATGAAGTGAACTCCGGTACCCTCGTCGGATCACTGCTCAATATCCCTCGAAACAATGGCCCATTCATGCCCACTCCCCTTCCCGGTGACTGTATGGCGACAAGCCCACCGAGAACAGGCGTCGTGGTCCTGAGTTCCGTCAAAAGAAATATCTACGATACCACATTTGTGTTCCCCGGTCCGGGCGAATATGATATCGTGTTCTATGACATTGCCAGACATGGCTCAGTCGTGAACATCGACAATGGTACCGAACAATCGTTCTCGGTGATCACTCGATTGTTGATCCCGCCCTTTATTGCGGGTGGGAATACCACAGTGACCCTCCTCAATGAGCCACTCGAAGAATCCTGTGCCGGTAAAATTTGGGATCACAACCCCGGTGCATTCGATGCAGATGGTGACTCGCTCGCTTATCGATTGCGGCCATCCCTCAACTATGACCCCAATGAAGGATATATCCCCGGTGTCAATCCTCGTGTAGCGGACGGATTCCGCTGGCCAGATGATCCCGCTTTCGGCAATAGTACTTTCACAATGGACCCCATCACAGGGGAAGTGGTCTGGGAGGTGCCATCCCAGCCCGGGATTTACAACTTTGGGTATGAAGTACTGGAGTATAGGAATGGCGTCCTGATTGGATATGTGATTCGAGATGTGGCTGTCTGGGTGCGAGATTGCGACAATGATCCCCCCATCATCGAAGCCCCTACGGATACCTGTGTCCAAGCGGGGGATTTCCTGCAACTGGAATATGTCGCCTATGACACCAATCTCGTGGATAGTGTCTATCTCCAGCTCAACAATGGGGACCGGGGCAACAATGGACCTTTTGCCGTGGACAATCCCGCTACCATCGATGGGCTTGTAGTAGATCCGCGACCGGGCTTTTCATTCCCCTACACGACCATGCCGGTAGGAACGAGCAACAACAACAATCCTGACTTCCCCAATGATATTGACTCCATCACAGGGACCATCAATTGGCAGACAGCCTGTGAAAATATCCGGAAAAACATCTATCAGGTGGACCTCTATGCGACCGACAACAAATCCTATTCGCAGAATAGCGTCGCCAATATCCGGACACTTTCGGCCAATCATATCATCACTATCAAAGTCACAGGCCCAGCCCCAGAAGGCTTATTCGCTACCAAAGGCGAACGACTCGTGACCTTGGATTGGCTGCCTACCTTCTGTGATGACTACGTGTCGAGGTATCGGGTGTATCGGAAGCTGGGAGAAGGCGCTGAACTGGATACTGTATGCTGTGAGATGTCGCCACGTGATATGGGATACGATCTGCTCTTTGAAACGGCGGATGGGACAGTGCTTAGCTTTACCGATTCGCTCAATGACCTCCCGGGAAGTATTGAAGGAGAAATCTGCTATGCGGTTACCGCTATATTCGATGATCCGGCCATTGGTGAATTCAGGCAGGTTGAAGGCTGTGCCCAAGCACTCTGTGTGGAAATCGAAAATGACAGCATCTTCATGACCCATGTCTCCGTGCAGGAAACCGATGAGCAGGCAGGGGAGATGTTTGTCAATTGGACCCAGCCAAGTATCGACCCTGCGTTCCCCGGTCCGTATGAGTTTATCTTGTATCGAGCCAACAACAATGCTTTCCCCGCGATTCCGATCGACACATTGCCATACACCGATACGACCTTTATCGATTCCAACCTGAACACCGTCATCCGCGGATACAACTACCGCGTGGAGATTTTCGATGGGCAAGGGACGCGTATCGCCAGTAGCGATGGTACGCAGATCGCTTCGAGTATCTATTTGGAGACCGTCGGAGGAATCAATCAGGATATCACGCTAACGTGGTCGGAATTCGTGCCCTGGAGCAACTCCGAGTATGTCATCTACCGTTCAGATGCGGGCGCGCCATTTGTGGCGATAGATTCCATTGCGGGAACCGGAGCGGAGACCCACCAGTATGTGGATGCCAATCTGGACCCGGAAATCGAGTATTGCTATTTCATCCGATCCAAGGGCTCTTACAATAGCCCGGGACTGCCCGATAGCCTCATCAATGACTCTCAGGAGGCCTGTGATTTCGCAAGGGATGATGCGCCGCCTTGTGTGCCGGACTTGTTCGCGACGGGGGCCTGTGATCCGCCCGTACAGACCGTACGGATTGTCAAACCCGATGATGGATGCGATTTCGATACGGAATTCATCACCCTGTTTTTCGCTACCAATGAGAATGGCCCATATCGTGAGGTGGCGACCATTCCATACGACGAATTTGGGGGAGATACGATTCTGACCTTCTCTATGGGCAACGCCCTCATGACGCAGGCAGGATGCTACGCAGTCACGGCGACGGATTCTTTCGGCAACGAGAGCGAATTGGGGATGCCGGGATGTGTGGACTTCTGTCCGGAATTGACGATGGGCAATGTCTTCTCGCCCAACTCCGATGGTTCCAATGACTTCCTGCGGCCTGTTTCCTATCGAGATGTGGTTGTACGCAATGTCAAGATCTTCGACCGCTGGGGCCGGATGATGTACGAGGGAGCTGGAGACATCAATGAACTCTGGGATGGTCGTGTCAATACGGTCGGCGACGGCGAAGCTGAGGAAGGCGTGTATTTCTACTATCTCCAGTACGAAGAACTCGGAATCAATGGAAATACCCTCAAGGAACTCAAGGGCAGTGTGACGCTGCTCAGGTAG
- a CDS encoding SdpI family protein codes for MKPTGTSRFPEQLPNIIVGLLPWVILAIFWNDLPETIPTHWNIHGEADAFGSKTNAIVLPLVMAFNMLLFSVIPYMDPKADKGKMERTANRILVGTNLFLLILFIGTLMNMMGHDVAVDDWVVYGLLILFAVIGNIFGKIRQNYFMGIRTPWTLSSEQVWLKTHRVSGKVWFYASVLMLPMKMVLPKEIFWISMIAYILLIVIFPFWYSYSLYKEEQSQQGA; via the coding sequence ATGAAACCTACCGGAACTTCCCGTTTTCCCGAGCAACTCCCCAACATCATCGTGGGATTACTCCCTTGGGTGATCTTGGCGATTTTCTGGAACGACCTTCCCGAAACCATTCCTACCCACTGGAACATCCACGGTGAGGCCGATGCATTTGGCTCCAAGACCAACGCCATCGTGCTTCCACTCGTCATGGCCTTCAACATGTTGCTCTTTTCCGTGATTCCCTACATGGATCCCAAGGCAGACAAGGGCAAGATGGAGCGCACCGCCAACCGAATCCTCGTCGGCACCAATCTTTTCCTGCTGATCCTCTTCATCGGCACCCTCATGAATATGATGGGACACGATGTCGCAGTGGACGACTGGGTCGTGTACGGCTTGCTCATTTTGTTTGCCGTGATCGGCAATATCTTCGGCAAGATCCGCCAGAACTACTTCATGGGAATCCGGACCCCTTGGACACTCTCCAGCGAGCAAGTATGGCTCAAGACCCATCGCGTATCGGGCAAAGTCTGGTTTTATGCTTCCGTCCTCATGCTCCCCATGAAAATGGTCTTGCCCAAGGAAATCTTCTGGATCTCGATGATCGCATATATCCTCCTGATCGTGATCTTCCCATTCTGGTATTCCTACTCCCTCTACAAAGAGGAGCAATCCCAGCAAGGCGCTTAG
- a CDS encoding autorepressor SdpR family transcription factor → MNILFKALNDPTRRQILELLKDGAMTAGQIADGFDMSKPSISHHLDLLKRADLIVGEKRGQFIHYSINTSVLEDLLKWIMDLKDEQL, encoded by the coding sequence ATGAACATCCTGTTCAAGGCCCTGAACGATCCCACAAGGCGCCAGATTTTGGAGCTACTCAAGGACGGAGCGATGACTGCCGGTCAAATCGCCGATGGATTCGATATGTCCAAGCCCAGCATCTCGCACCACCTCGACCTGCTGAAACGAGCGGATCTCATCGTGGGAGAAAAACGCGGCCAATTTATTCACTACTCCATCAATACCTCAGTACTCGAAGATTTGCTGAAGTGGATCATGGACCTCAAAGACGAACAGTTATGA
- a CDS encoding glycoside hydrolase family 3 N-terminal domain-containing protein: MHTRAIAFDFDQIPDARPPFLAYSSEWAQKTLESLTPRQRIAQLLHIAAWSNRGPEHEQELLETIREYGVGGLLFFQGDPVTQARLTNTYQAASPVPLMISIDGEWGLAMRLDDTACYPHQLALGANDDLGQIYEMGRQIAQQCRRIGTHVNFAPCVDINTEPSNPVIGFRSFGSDPHQVAIRAYAYMKGMQDEGVLAIAKHFPGHGDTEADSHLTLPVLRHDRDRMEEVEWVPFKKLIQKGVGGVMTAHLHIPALDPTPNLAATLSPAISWQLLQEEMGFEGLIFTDALDMQGVAKFFKPGEVDAKALVAGNDVLLFGVDVPAAIAQIEAAIARGEISQQEIDRRVFKQLLAKAWLGLDDYQPVDLQGIQEDVGPKQAEALLDQMAPNILTPYQSPTLDAKPENATLVVLTLTDEAGGVSELAHHQLNKQAGEAAVSHPIMQAANADNVRQVITLDATMTSEEIDRQLSQIPADDQVLVGIFGLHVKARNQFGISTGFRDLVQKVTQNPNATVALFASPYSLAHLPIPPETGVLVAYQPLPAFQSAVWQAFKGAILPKGILPVKLDIGNS; this comes from the coding sequence ATGCATACGCGCGCGATCGCATTTGACTTCGACCAAATCCCTGATGCTCGACCTCCTTTTCTGGCTTATTCATCCGAATGGGCCCAAAAGACCCTCGAATCCCTGACACCCCGACAGCGAATCGCCCAGTTGCTGCATATCGCGGCTTGGTCCAATCGTGGTCCGGAGCATGAACAGGAATTGCTGGAAACCATCCGCGAATATGGAGTGGGAGGGCTACTTTTCTTTCAAGGTGATCCCGTCACCCAGGCTCGACTCACCAATACCTACCAGGCTGCCAGTCCTGTACCGCTCATGATTTCCATTGATGGAGAATGGGGCCTTGCCATGCGACTGGATGATACAGCCTGCTATCCTCACCAACTGGCATTGGGAGCCAATGACGATCTCGGCCAGATCTATGAGATGGGCAGGCAGATCGCCCAGCAGTGCCGCAGAATTGGGACACACGTCAATTTTGCCCCGTGCGTGGACATCAATACTGAGCCCTCCAATCCCGTCATTGGGTTTCGGTCGTTTGGATCTGATCCTCATCAGGTGGCCATCCGGGCCTACGCTTACATGAAGGGCATGCAAGATGAAGGTGTACTCGCAATTGCCAAGCATTTCCCAGGGCATGGAGATACGGAAGCAGATTCGCACTTGACCCTTCCAGTCCTGCGCCACGATCGTGACCGAATGGAAGAAGTCGAGTGGGTCCCCTTCAAGAAATTGATTCAAAAAGGGGTGGGAGGCGTCATGACTGCCCATCTGCACATTCCTGCATTGGACCCAACCCCCAATCTGGCGGCTACCTTGTCCCCAGCCATTAGTTGGCAACTGCTTCAGGAAGAAATGGGGTTTGAGGGCTTGATCTTCACCGATGCGCTCGACATGCAGGGAGTCGCCAAATTCTTCAAACCCGGCGAGGTCGATGCCAAAGCCTTGGTTGCTGGCAATGATGTCCTGCTATTTGGGGTGGATGTACCCGCGGCAATCGCCCAAATCGAGGCTGCCATCGCTCGCGGAGAAATCTCTCAACAGGAAATCGACCGGCGCGTATTCAAGCAACTTCTCGCCAAAGCATGGCTCGGACTGGATGATTACCAGCCTGTGGATCTCCAAGGAATTCAGGAAGACGTAGGTCCCAAACAAGCTGAAGCGCTGCTCGATCAGATGGCACCCAACATCCTCACACCCTATCAATCCCCCACCCTAGACGCCAAGCCAGAAAACGCGACTTTGGTGGTCTTGACATTGACCGACGAAGCGGGAGGCGTATCCGAACTGGCACATCACCAGCTCAACAAGCAAGCCGGAGAAGCGGCCGTATCCCATCCCATCATGCAGGCTGCCAATGCAGACAATGTTCGTCAGGTGATCACGCTGGACGCCACCATGACTTCTGAAGAAATTGACCGGCAACTTTCCCAGATCCCGGCCGATGATCAGGTGCTCGTGGGGATTTTTGGTTTGCATGTCAAAGCACGCAATCAGTTTGGCATCTCTACAGGGTTCCGGGACTTGGTTCAAAAGGTCACCCAGAATCCCAACGCGACAGTGGCACTATTTGCCAGTCCATATAGCTTGGCGCATCTTCCGATTCCACCCGAAACCGGGGTACTCGTCGCGTACCAACCACTTCCTGCGTTCCAATCGGCTGTCTGGCAAGCCTTCAAAGGAGCGATTCTTCCGAAAGGCATTCTGCCTGTGAAATTGGATATTGGCAATTCTTGA
- a CDS encoding MFS transporter — protein sequence MATTPAPKHPWRWIPSLYFAEGLPYMLIMIVSTIMYKRLGISNTDLALYTSWLYIPWMFKWIWSPFVDIFKTKRWWTLTMQLILGASLACIGLTIPGPEFFKYSLIFFWLMAFSSATHDIAADGFYMIALDEGNQSFFVGIRSFFYRLAMLTGQGLLVILAGTIESSTGLPAQPIVIQAVETAEQPRLLEIDSIVFDQQENHEGIWVMGPSELPLNNLPAAQADSLIQLAKQRNLAVGVVRPTAAAQSSDTSPSWWSTHVSTPLGAWIKANFGEQEISYSKAHTGLAFSYLRLAAKPAEDSVVVHISLDQGDNTIKLIEGNRLVFNQTNWDQPATLVFRQDPNLNQPNQATFQATSGNTRLAWQMTFFLSAILMLGLAFFHRWAMPKVETEHTDTPSGKQVFRELGAMLSSFFRRPKIWAILAFILLYRFAEGQLAKIASPFLLDARELGGLGLTTAEVGFVYGGIGVLGLITGGILGGYLVSRDGLKKWLWWMVLAINLPNLVYVYLSLVQPSSMIPIGISVVIEQFGYGFGFTAMMMYLIYVAKGPYKTAHYAFGTGIMAMGMWIPGMLSGWMQELVGYGNFFIWVVIATVPAFLATAFIPLEADFGKKEASAE from the coding sequence ATGGCTACCACTCCCGCGCCCAAACACCCTTGGCGGTGGATCCCCTCCCTGTATTTTGCTGAAGGGCTTCCCTACATGCTCATCATGATCGTCTCCACCATCATGTACAAGCGACTGGGGATCTCCAATACAGATCTAGCCCTCTACACGAGCTGGCTATATATCCCTTGGATGTTCAAGTGGATCTGGAGTCCGTTTGTAGACATCTTCAAAACCAAACGCTGGTGGACACTCACCATGCAACTCATCTTGGGGGCCTCCCTGGCCTGTATCGGGCTGACCATACCGGGGCCGGAATTCTTCAAATACTCCCTGATCTTCTTCTGGCTGATGGCGTTTTCCTCCGCTACCCATGACATTGCGGCGGATGGGTTCTATATGATTGCGTTGGATGAAGGAAATCAATCCTTCTTCGTAGGAATTAGGAGTTTCTTCTATCGACTTGCCATGCTGACCGGGCAAGGTTTGTTGGTCATTTTAGCTGGTACGATCGAATCCTCCACAGGACTACCCGCTCAGCCCATTGTGATCCAAGCGGTAGAAACGGCAGAGCAGCCTCGCCTATTGGAAATCGATTCTATCGTATTTGACCAGCAAGAGAATCACGAGGGAATCTGGGTGATGGGGCCTTCCGAGCTTCCTCTCAACAATCTCCCAGCCGCTCAAGCCGATTCGCTCATCCAATTAGCCAAACAACGAAATCTAGCTGTGGGCGTAGTTCGTCCCACGGCTGCTGCTCAGTCCTCGGACACCTCCCCTAGTTGGTGGAGCACACATGTTTCCACGCCATTGGGAGCTTGGATCAAAGCCAACTTTGGAGAGCAAGAAATCTCCTATTCGAAGGCGCACACCGGACTTGCCTTCTCTTATCTTCGATTGGCAGCAAAACCCGCCGAGGATTCGGTCGTGGTGCATATTTCCCTCGATCAAGGCGACAACACCATCAAACTCATTGAGGGCAATCGCCTGGTATTCAACCAGACCAACTGGGATCAACCCGCCACGCTGGTGTTCCGCCAAGACCCCAACCTCAACCAACCGAATCAGGCTACCTTCCAAGCGACTTCCGGCAATACCCGCCTAGCATGGCAGATGACCTTCTTCTTGTCGGCCATCCTCATGCTCGGCTTGGCGTTCTTTCACCGATGGGCCATGCCCAAAGTGGAGACCGAGCATACAGATACTCCCAGCGGCAAGCAAGTCTTTCGGGAATTGGGAGCGATGCTCAGCTCATTCTTCCGCAGACCAAAAATCTGGGCTATTCTGGCATTCATTCTCCTCTATCGTTTTGCGGAAGGACAATTGGCCAAGATTGCCTCCCCCTTCCTGTTGGATGCCCGTGAATTGGGCGGACTGGGGTTGACCACGGCAGAAGTTGGCTTCGTTTATGGCGGAATCGGCGTACTGGGATTGATTACCGGCGGAATCTTGGGAGGCTACCTAGTCTCTCGCGATGGCTTGAAAAAATGGCTCTGGTGGATGGTTTTGGCCATAAACCTCCCCAACCTCGTCTATGTCTACCTATCTCTGGTGCAACCTTCCAGCATGATTCCGATCGGAATTTCGGTGGTGATTGAACAGTTTGGATATGGGTTTGGATTCACGGCGATGATGATGTATTTGATCTATGTCGCCAAAGGTCCCTACAAAACCGCCCATTATGCCTTCGGAACCGGAATCATGGCTATGGGTATGTGGATTCCGGGCATGTTGAGTGGCTGGATGCAAGAATTGGTCGGTTACGGCAATTTCTTCATCTGGGTGGTGATTGCCACCGTTCCAGCATTCTTGGCCACCGCATTCATCCCATTGGAGGCTGATTTCGGAAAAAAGGAAGCATCGGCGGAATAG
- a CDS encoding PBP1A family penicillin-binding protein: protein MSEFSHEENPELNLPANEGDTPATPEPAKPEKRAWFSPNFAWPRRIFLGLIGVVSLAVLVFLLVVSSDLPPMDLIENPDSDLSTQVLSADGVVLQKFYSRENRVTVKLNEISPHVVNALIATEDVRFYKHSGIDPKSFFTILKDVVTGDEVRGGSTITMQLVRNLYDEVGNKSTIVRKVMEYLVSAYIERRFTKLEIMEAYLNTVNIYGNSYGIETTANRLFDKSAKDLTVEEAAMVVGMLKGQGVYNPFRHPETTQNRRNTILGQMVKYEFLDSTQVDVDSIKAIPLEASLVRQEQSHVKGLAPYFREKVREELSKWCKDNDYNLYTDGLRVYTTLDSRMQLAAETAVREHLSDLQKIFDDVEDHGDRHYKKDPSILVDLKTRSYRYIKAKRAGKSPSEIEKEFRTKRNMTIFTWEGERDTVMSPLDSIRHYARFLETGMVSIDPTTGQIKAWVGGIDYKHFKYDHVAKGKRQVGSTFKPFVYGTAVTYGHTPCDKYLNQPVTFEVPGGTWTPKNSGGEIGGLMTLRKAMANSVNLVTAQLMKEVGPPSVAEFAYNMGIKTKLDEVPSLCLGTTDLSVLELTGAYSTFANRGTRIEPYFITRIEDKNGNVLATFHPQAKEVLSREQAFLIVELLKGVVDQGTGQRLRYRYKFKNEIGGKTGTTQNQSDGWFMGVTPNLVTGVWVGCADRRMRFRSIKYGQGANMALPIWALYMQKVYENSAIGLVQEPFQRPEGLNIDLSCGMAADTMSTTPVEEDPFEPSVDDIDDF from the coding sequence ATGAGTGAATTTTCTCATGAGGAAAATCCGGAGTTGAACCTGCCTGCTAATGAAGGTGATACTCCCGCCACACCGGAACCTGCCAAGCCCGAAAAACGTGCTTGGTTCAGCCCGAACTTTGCCTGGCCACGCCGAATCTTTCTGGGACTGATTGGGGTGGTTTCCCTCGCTGTGCTGGTCTTTTTGTTGGTCGTTTCCTCCGACCTCCCACCGATGGATTTGATCGAAAATCCGGACTCAGACCTTTCCACACAGGTTCTTTCCGCCGATGGAGTTGTTCTACAAAAATTCTATTCGCGCGAAAACCGGGTGACTGTAAAACTCAACGAAATCTCTCCCCACGTAGTCAATGCCTTGATTGCGACGGAGGATGTGCGTTTTTACAAACACTCCGGAATCGACCCAAAATCCTTCTTCACCATCTTGAAAGATGTGGTGACCGGAGACGAAGTGCGGGGTGGTTCGACCATCACGATGCAGTTGGTCCGGAACCTCTACGACGAGGTTGGGAACAAAAGCACCATTGTCCGGAAGGTCATGGAATACTTGGTTTCCGCCTATATCGAGCGCCGATTCACCAAGCTCGAAATCATGGAGGCCTATCTCAATACGGTCAACATTTACGGAAACTCCTACGGAATCGAGACCACGGCCAACCGACTCTTCGACAAATCCGCCAAGGATCTGACCGTGGAAGAAGCCGCCATGGTGGTAGGTATGCTCAAAGGGCAGGGCGTTTATAACCCATTCCGCCATCCTGAGACTACTCAGAATCGCCGAAACACGATCTTGGGCCAGATGGTGAAATACGAGTTTCTCGATTCCACCCAAGTCGATGTAGACAGCATCAAGGCTATTCCGCTAGAAGCTTCCCTCGTACGTCAGGAGCAATCACACGTCAAAGGATTGGCGCCTTACTTCCGTGAAAAAGTCCGAGAGGAATTGAGCAAATGGTGTAAGGATAATGACTACAACCTGTATACGGATGGTCTGAGAGTCTATACGACTTTGGATTCTCGGATGCAGTTGGCCGCTGAAACTGCGGTGAGAGAGCATTTGTCCGATCTGCAAAAGATATTTGACGATGTAGAGGATCATGGAGATCGCCATTACAAGAAGGACCCTTCCATCTTGGTGGACTTGAAAACCCGTTCCTACCGATATATCAAAGCCAAGCGTGCTGGCAAATCGCCTTCCGAAATCGAGAAGGAGTTCCGCACCAAGCGCAATATGACCATCTTCACTTGGGAAGGAGAGCGGGATACCGTGATGAGTCCGCTGGATTCTATCCGCCACTATGCGCGATTCTTGGAGACAGGGATGGTTTCAATCGATCCTACCACTGGCCAAATCAAGGCTTGGGTTGGAGGTATCGATTACAAGCATTTCAAATACGATCATGTTGCCAAGGGTAAGCGTCAGGTAGGTTCTACCTTCAAACCATTTGTGTATGGTACCGCGGTCACTTATGGACACACCCCTTGCGATAAATACCTGAACCAGCCCGTAACCTTTGAGGTGCCGGGCGGAACTTGGACTCCGAAAAACTCCGGTGGAGAAATCGGCGGTCTGATGACCCTTCGTAAAGCAATGGCCAATTCCGTCAACTTGGTGACTGCCCAGTTGATGAAAGAGGTAGGCCCTCCTTCCGTTGCAGAGTTTGCCTACAACATGGGGATCAAAACCAAACTAGATGAGGTTCCTTCTTTGTGTCTCGGTACGACGGATTTGAGCGTGTTGGAATTGACCGGTGCCTACTCCACGTTTGCCAACAGAGGAACTCGGATTGAACCCTATTTCATCACCCGAATCGAAGACAAAAATGGCAATGTCCTTGCAACCTTCCATCCGCAAGCCAAGGAGGTTTTGAGCCGTGAGCAAGCATTCCTGATTGTGGAATTGCTCAAAGGGGTTGTAGATCAGGGAACTGGGCAGCGTCTCCGTTATCGCTACAAATTCAAAAATGAAATCGGCGGTAAAACCGGAACCACTCAAAACCAGTCTGATGGATGGTTTATGGGGGTAACGCCAAACTTGGTTACTGGAGTTTGGGTAGGTTGTGCAGATCGTCGGATGCGTTTCCGCTCGATTAAATATGGACAGGGTGCCAATATGGCCCTGCCAATTTGGGCGCTCTATATGCAAAAAGTCTATGAAAACTCTGCGATTGGCTTGGTTCAGGAACCATTCCAGCGTCCAGAGGGGCTAAACATCGACTTGAGTTGTGGAATGGCTGCGGATACGATGAGTACCACGCCTGTAGAGGAAGATCCATTCGAGCCATCTGTAGATGATATTGACGATTTTTAA
- a CDS encoding VWA domain-containing protein produces the protein MEEKAPLDDRLKRWRMILGGGEADGTEVELDAHSMGIDRTLEALYDANSSRSGGLGSSKPYVNRWLGDIRTYFPSSVVQVLQRDAMERLGLKQMLLEPEILEHIEPDVHLAATLVSLKQVIPERTKSTARQVVQRIVDDLLKRLQLPMIQAVKGALSRHTRNIHPKLREIDWPRTIAANLKHYQPEYGTVIPERLIGMGRKGSALKEVILCVDQSGSMATSVVYASVFGAVMASMQSIKTRMVAFDTEVADMTEMLSDPVDLLFGVQLGGGTDICRALAYCESWIHRPKDTILVLISDLYEGGNRRNLIKQAMKLKASGVQFITLLALSDEGKPFYDAQMAQEFADLKIPTFGCTPDAFPGLMAAAIQGTRLPLEQRDFLP, from the coding sequence ATGGAAGAGAAAGCCCCCCTGGACGATAGACTAAAACGCTGGAGAATGATTCTCGGCGGTGGCGAGGCCGATGGCACTGAGGTAGAATTGGACGCCCACTCCATGGGAATTGATCGTACCCTCGAAGCGCTCTATGATGCCAATTCTTCTAGATCAGGTGGCTTGGGTTCTTCCAAACCCTATGTGAACCGCTGGCTCGGGGATATCCGGACCTACTTTCCTTCTTCTGTCGTGCAAGTCCTCCAACGCGACGCCATGGAGCGTTTGGGGCTTAAACAAATGCTCCTAGAGCCAGAGATTCTGGAGCATATCGAGCCTGACGTGCATTTAGCGGCTACCCTCGTATCGCTCAAGCAGGTCATTCCAGAGCGGACCAAATCTACCGCTCGACAAGTCGTGCAGCGGATTGTCGATGATCTATTGAAGCGTTTACAGCTTCCCATGATTCAGGCTGTCAAAGGCGCTTTGAGCAGACACACCCGAAACATTCACCCCAAACTTCGAGAAATTGATTGGCCTCGAACCATCGCAGCCAACCTCAAGCACTATCAACCCGAGTATGGGACGGTCATTCCTGAGCGATTGATTGGGATGGGGCGGAAAGGCTCCGCATTGAAGGAAGTGATCCTGTGTGTGGACCAAAGCGGTTCCATGGCAACTTCTGTAGTATATGCCAGCGTTTTCGGGGCCGTCATGGCCTCTATGCAGTCCATCAAGACACGAATGGTTGCATTTGACACGGAGGTTGCGGATATGACCGAAATGCTCTCAGATCCAGTTGATTTGCTTTTCGGGGTGCAGCTAGGAGGAGGAACGGATATTTGCAGAGCGTTGGCTTACTGTGAATCTTGGATTCACCGTCCCAAGGACACGATCCTTGTGCTCATCTCGGATCTTTACGAAGGGGGCAATCGACGAAATCTGATCAAGCAAGCTATGAAGCTCAAGGCGAGCGGGGTACAATTCATCACCCTATTGGCACTGAGCGATGAGGGCAAGCCATTCTATGATGCCCAGATGGCACAGGAGTTTGCAGATTTGAAGATTCCGACCTTTGGATGTACCCCTGATGCCTTTCCGGGCTTGATGGCCGCGGCGATTCAAGGTACCCGACTCCCGCTGGAGCAGCGAGACTTTCTTCCATAG